From the Synergistaceae bacterium genome, the window TAATGTTTGAATATCACTGCTTTTAGCTATTCTAACTTTATAAGCAGCGAACCGGTGAAGTATGAGCCGCGTGAGTCGCTTAGTTTCTTCATCAGGCCTTTTATTTCAAATTGGTATGAGAAGGTTCCATTCCGTTAAATTCACTCATAAAAATATCATAAACTTTTGCATTTACAAACGTTATAAATCGACATAGACTCAAAGGCATAATAAAACAAGAGTAATACGGGACTTTTTATTCGTATTATAAATATTTGTAATGAAAAAGAGGCAAAACGAGTGACAAAAAGAACGACACAGTTATTGATTCTGCTCCTGACGCTGATTCTGTCGCAGGGAACGGTCTCCTTTGCGGAAACGGCGCGGCTCCGGAATACCCTGGCTCTGGGGAACAACCCCCTGGAATCCGGGCGGAGGGCCGTCATTTCCGCACCGACGGACAACTCCGCCACAGACCTTTTTGAACCTGAAAAAGAGGACAAAAATATTGACCAATATAGTCCAAACTCTCTGCCTGTTTCCGGTCCCGTGCTCCCGCCGACCCCCAAAGCGATTCCCTCAGCGTTGATGCCGCCGGTGTCCATCACGCTGGAACCTCAGGGAGGAGTGATGATCGTGGGAAGGAAACTGAAACTGAAGCCGACGGTTTATCCCGTCAGCGCGGATCAGAATCTGATCTGGAGAACCAGCGACTGGAGGGTGGCCACGGTGTCGAGGGGCGTCGTCCGGGGCAAACGTCCGGGGTCTGTGACGATCATCGCCGTGTCCAAAGCAGACCCGACGGTAAAGGCCAGGGCTCGAATTCTGGTCATGTCCGCCCCCTGGGGCTGGGAAAACCCCGATACTCTGCCTCTGCTCAGCGCGAGGGGCGACATCTCCAACGCCGGCTGCAACACGGGATTCACGGTGGCGGGAGCCCTCATCCTGCTGCTGCTCACGGTCGCTCTGCGAAGGAAAAAATAAAAATGAAAATACGAGTTTTACGGCTGCGCGACAGTCTGCGTTCTCTCCTGACAGAACACAACGGCGGCCGGGGAAGATCAGGCCCCCGCCGCCGCGTGCAACCGCAAATATCAGTTTTTTTGACTTTCCTGATTCTTATTATCTTAAAGCTGCGGAACCTTCAATCCCTTTTCGGTGTAGTACTTTGCCGCGCCCGGGTGCACCGGAACCGCGGGAGCCTCCAGAGCCTTGTCGAGGGAGATCAGTTTGGCCTTGTCATGAACGGGTTTCAGCTCGTCGAGGTTCTCGAAAATGGCCTTCGTGATGTTGTAAACCAGGTCGTCGGACAGAGAAGCGTCACAGACCAGCACCGCCAGCACCGCCGCCGTCAGGGTGTCGTGGTTCACGCCCGCGTAGGCTCCCGCCGGAATGACGTCCTTCGTGAAGAAGGGATAGGTCTTCAGCAGTTTATCCAGCAGGCCCTCGTCCAGGGGAACGATGTCGATTTCCTTCTGGGCCGCCAGAGACATGATCGCGGAGGTCGGGTAACCCGTCAGCAGGAATCCCGCCGCAAGCTGGTCGTCCTGAAGCCGCTCCGCCGTCTGAGCGTAATCCTGAAAATCCGGCTTGAAATCGTCATAGGACATACCCGCGACTTCCAGAACGAGCTTCACGCTGGCTTCCACACCGGACCCCGGCGCGCCCACGGAAACCCTCTTTCCCCTGATGTCGTCGAGCTTCGTGACGCCGCTGCCCTTGAGGGTCACGCAGTGCAGATGTTCGGGATACAGCGAGGCGATCATCCGCAGGTTGGTGATCGGCGCGGTGAAGGGCTTTTCCCCCTTGGATGCGCGATAGGCCACGTCGTTCTGCACGATCCCCATCGTCACCTCATGGGTCGACAGAAGGTTGATGTTCGCCGCGGAGGCGTTGCTCGTCTCCGCCGTCACCTCAACATCCGGAACGTGAGAGCTGATCACCTGCGCAAGCCCGCCGCCCATAGGATAGTAAACGCCGGCCACTCCGCCGGTGGCGATGGACAAAAACGTCTTCGCCTCCGCGCCCCCCGCACAGAGTACCCCCACCAAGACTGCCGCACACAGCAAAAGGCACGTTTTTTTCACAATCCTGACCTCCTCTTTTTGTGATGGTACATATATGATGGTACATAACTGAATATAATTAAAAAAACATTTTTTGCAAGGAGTTTTTCGCTTATAATGTCACTCATAACCAAAAAATTTCTTCAAAAAAGTGGCAGAATATATTAAAAATTGCGTTCATCCAGACTTTTATTTCTGTAAATCAGATCGGGGCGCGAGATGAAGCCCATTTTTTCCCAAAAAGCGTTTCCCACGGCGTTGTCGGCAAACACCACCAGGGCGGACTTGCGGATCCCCTGTTTTTTCAGGGCCCTCAGAGCCTCCTCCAGCAGAGCCCGGCCCAAACCCTGCCGCCGGCAGGCGGGGATCACCAGAAAATGATAGATGTACCCCCGGCGTCCGTCGTGGCCGCAGAGCAGAACGCCCAGGATTTTTTCGTTTTTGTCGTCCATCGCCAAAAAGCAGGTGGAGGGGTTTCGCCGCAGGAACTGCTCGATTCCCTCCCGGGAGTCGTCCAGCGTCCGCAGCCCCACGCCCTCCGTCTCCCGCCAGAGCCTGTAAACGGCGTCATAGTCCGCCACCGTCATTTCCCGAATGTTTATCATTTTAAAGCTCAGGGGAGTGTCGCAAACCTTCGATCCGCCCGCTCCCCTGAAACCCCCTTTTTATATTGTGACGAGTTCGTAACGGCCTGTGCCCAGACCGATTTTTTCAGCGTATTCGATCTGAACTTTCCAGTCCGTGTCCGGGTGAATGTCGGTGAAGTGGTCTTTGTGGGTGTGTTCCCGCTCCGAGAGAATGCTGGAGGAAATCCCCGGAGCCGCGTTGACGGCGTCGATGCAGGCCTTGTCCAGAGCCACCGGATCAAAGGAGGCAAAAATCCCGATGTCCGGCACCACGGCGGCGTCGTTCTCCCCGTGGCAGTCGCAGTAGGGAGAGACCTGATTGACCACGCTGATGTGAAAACCGGGCCGCCCCGACAGGACCGCCTTGCAGTATTCCGTCATTCGACAGTTGACGTCCTGCCCGCTGCTCCAGCTCGCGGGAGAGATGGCGTGGGCGTTGCAGGTCCCGATGCACCGGCCGCAGCCCACGCATTTTTCGACGTCCACCACCGCCCTGCCCTCCGCGCCGAAGGAAATGGCCTTCTGCGCGCAGTAGCGGGAACAGATCCGGCAGCCCACGCAAACTTCCGCCTT encodes:
- a CDS encoding Ig-like domain-containing protein, whose translation is MTKRTTQLLILLLTLILSQGTVSFAETARLRNTLALGNNPLESGRRAVISAPTDNSATDLFEPEKEDKNIDQYSPNSLPVSGPVLPPTPKAIPSALMPPVSITLEPQGGVMIVGRKLKLKPTVYPVSADQNLIWRTSDWRVATVSRGVVRGKRPGSVTIIAVSKADPTVKARARILVMSAPWGWENPDTLPLLSARGDISNAGCNTGFTVAGALILLLLTVALRRKK
- a CDS encoding TAXI family TRAP transporter solute-binding subunit, producing MKKTCLLLCAAVLVGVLCAGGAEAKTFLSIATGGVAGVYYPMGGGLAQVISSHVPDVEVTAETSNASAANINLLSTHEVTMGIVQNDVAYRASKGEKPFTAPITNLRMIASLYPEHLHCVTLKGSGVTKLDDIRGKRVSVGAPGSGVEASVKLVLEVAGMSYDDFKPDFQDYAQTAERLQDDQLAAGFLLTGYPTSAIMSLAAQKEIDIVPLDEGLLDKLLKTYPFFTKDVIPAGAYAGVNHDTLTAAVLAVLVCDASLSDDLVYNITKAIFENLDELKPVHDKAKLISLDKALEAPAVPVHPGAAKYYTEKGLKVPQL
- a CDS encoding GNAT family N-acetyltransferase, whose product is MINIREMTVADYDAVYRLWRETEGVGLRTLDDSREGIEQFLRRNPSTCFLAMDDKNEKILGVLLCGHDGRRGYIYHFLVIPACRRQGLGRALLEEALRALKKQGIRKSALVVFADNAVGNAFWEKMGFISRPDLIYRNKSLDERNF